Part of the Lycium ferocissimum isolate CSIRO_LF1 chromosome 6, AGI_CSIRO_Lferr_CH_V1, whole genome shotgun sequence genome, ATCTTCAAAGAAAATACGATTCGCAATTTCTCATATATTATAATCTCGTTTAGATATGGTAAGTCCATAATTTTCAATAAGAACTTGAATGGCGAGCTAAAAACATTTAAGATTTTGAGTTTTGATATATGTCGATAATATCTAAGTGTAGTAGGTGATAATTATTTCTGATGGGATAGACGATAATTGTGAGAATGCACCACAAGGAGATGTCAGATGTGGTGGGATGATTTACATTCCTTCGTCATTAACTAGAGAATTCGGGTTCGAGCTTTGAAAATGGAGTGAAAATGTAGCTTATTTCCTTCCTGACTGATGAAATTAGAGGTAAaaatatgaaggaaaaaaaatagaaaaaaagaaaaaagtaagacAATTGTCTGAAATATTGACAATCAGTGGACTAAATATCAAAATAGAAAACTTACAAGAAGTAAATTACCAAGGTAATATAAATATTTGCTGTCcagttagtttttttttttttaagtcaaaaaacagttttgaattcaaaaatctATTTATATAAAACAATGTAAAAGTCATCATCTTCCATTGTCTCCTCTCAGCTTCTACATTTTCTCTCACACACAAGAGAGAGAGGATAGCCAAAGAGCTCTCTCTCTCACATTATTATAcaaattatatacacaaatatacaacaaaaatatacatatttttttatttattattatatgtgtacatatataaataGACAGTGTTAGCCATTTCAGATGTAAATCAATCTTTCTTACACCacactctcttttctctcttacctttttcttctccttctcttcttttttctctctctctttttgataaaaataaaaactccaTTTTTGTGTTTTGGTTAAATTTAGAAAGTTTAGAGAGGAAAAAGAGAGGGCATTTTAAGCCCCTCTTTCTATATATGCCTCTCTAATCAATCTTGAATTACACCAGTTTCTCTTCTTGGCCTTAATCTATTGgtaaaaattcaatctttgaTCTGTTTATTCATTGTTTTATGTTTAAAGTTTTAATCTTTTTGGCTTTTTTGATCTATTTTGGCTTGTGGGTAtgttgatttttggttttatgtTAAAAAGTTTTGATCTTTATTGCTTTgtagagaattttggattgtgGGTAAGTTGATTCTTGGTTTATTGttcatgtttttatgttataaagtTTTGATCTTTATTGCTTTATATTTTGTGGAGAATTATGGTTTTTGTGTGTGTTGATCTTTGATCTGTTGAAAGATCAGATGATCTCTTGTTGAATAGCtgattattatgattattggaaTCTATTGTGTAGATGcaattctctttttttgttttacttaaTCTGCATTTTGATGTTTCATATTGAAATTGTTGCATTGATGAGGTTATGGATTCTTGATTGTTAAGGTTGTTAGAATAGTAGAACTTGAAGTTTATGCAAACTGTTTTGAATTatccaaatttatgagtttgttGAGATCCTTTGTTATTCTTTTTACTTGATGAAGTTAGTGATCCGAATTTTGGTTTGAAGATCTATTCTTGATTATGTTTGGTGGTACCTTTTGATGTGTAGAATGGAAATGGAGCCTGGCAAATTGTTTGTTGGTGGAATTTCTTGGGACACCAATGAAGATCGTCTGAAAGAATATTTCCAAGCTTTTGGTGATGTGGTTGAAGCTGTGATCATGAAAGATCGGATCACTGGCCGTGCTCGTGGTTTTGGTTTTGTCGTTTTTGCAGACCCTTCTGTTGCTGAAAGAGTTGTCAAGGAAAAACACATAATTGATGGTAGAACTGTAAGTAACACGTGCCAAATATATCATTTGGACTTATCGTTAATGAAACTTTACGGTTCAAAGTTTGTTTCGATATAGTCCAAGAACGATGTTTTGTCAGAAAAGAATGGTTACGCTACTAGAATTTAGtctaaaaatttcaaattttccctGTGATATTTTtcgatgattatgattattgttatttGCAAACTGTTAATAGTTCATGAACAATGACATATCAACACTATCAATGAAGAAATTGATGATTCAATCTGAGAAGTGTATAGTATTACCGCAGTAAATGTGATTGGCTCTATATGTATTAATTGAAGGTAATAGCAAGTGATCTAGTTGTCGCAGAATTTAGCCGGTTAAGTTGACTAGATTGAGATGAGCTGTACTAAATCGACAGCTCAAACTATCAAATGTTGCATGAAACTAATTGATGGAAGTAATTTGGTCTTTGTAATAGTACATGAAGATGTAAACGAGAGGCGCCGTTAATGAAAGCAAGCAGATTTAGTTAGTACttcttccgtttcaatttgtttgtcttagtttgactgggcacggcgTTTAAGAAGGTAAAGAAGACTTTCAagtcttgtggtcttaaactaaggATATGtacaatgtaccaaaatgccttttaatcttgtggtcttaaacatgccatttGAGATTTTGAAATTACATAGTTGCcaaattaggaaggaatcattcTTCCTAAGACAggctaaaaagaaaagtaagacaaccaaattgaaactGAGGGAGTAGGATTTAGGCTATTGGCCTTTTTCATTTCTTCTGGAATTTCTTAATCATGAATTACCAGCAAACTTGTATCTGTAGCGAGTTAGTGTAACCGTGTTATAAGAATGAGCTTCTGCTTAAGGAATTCCAATAAGTTGTTAATTGTTACTGGAAAAGAATGTATACATTTTTACTATTTCCCTTTGTGATCTCCAGGTAGAGGCAAAGAAGGCTGTTCCGAGAGACGATCAACACATTACCAGAAACAACGGAAGTATGCAGGGCTCTCCAGGTCCTGCTCGCACTAAAAAGATTTTTGTCGGAGGTTTGGCGTCCTCAGTCACCGAGAGTGACTTCAAGAATTATTTTGATCAATTCGGGACGATCACCGATGTTGTGGTGATGTATGATCACAACACACAAAGGCCTAGAGGCTTTGGATTCATCACCTATGACTCGGAGGAGGCAGTCGATAAAGTTCTGTACAAAACATTTCATGAGCTTAACGGTAAAATggttgaggttaagcgtgcagTACCCAAAGAGCTATCACCTAGTCCAGCCCGAAGCCCGTTTAACGGACAGAACTATGGTTTGAACAGGGTTAACAATTTGCTCAATGCGTATACTCAAGGTTACGTTAATCCAAGCTCGCTTGGAAATTATGGTTTGAGAATGGAAGGTAGATACAGTCCACTTACTGCTGGTCGGAACGGATATTCTTCCTTTAATCCTGCTGACTTCAACGTGCCATCAGGCATTGACTCCACATTGAACCCAAACTACGGTGGAAATGGAACTTTTGGTTCTAATTACGCACGCGGCGGATTCAGTTCCTTCTACAATGGGAATTCAAACAGGTTCAACGGTCCTGTCGGATTTGCCCCGGGAAGGGTTGGAAGCAGTTCAATGTTGAATGGATGGAACCTGTGGGACAATGAGAGTCTTAATTATGGAACAAATACTGCCAACTCTAATGATTTTGGTGGCTCTGGAAGTGGGGTTGCGGGATACGGAACTTTGGGGGGTCTCGGAACAATTTGGGGTTCCTCTTCAATTTCGGGTCAAGGTGGAGGAAACGGATCTTTTGGCGGTGGCAACATCACTAACAACGGCGAAGCAGGTGGGCCGGGGTATGGACGAAACTCGGGAAGCAATGCTGCCAATACATCTGCTGCTGGAGCTTTTGGGAACTTGTATGGTACTGTAGGTGCTTCGCTTTATGAGGACACAGCCTGGCGTTCAACATCTCCAGAACTAGATGGCTCTGCTTCCTTTGGTTATGGACTTGGGAATGCAGACTCACTCGGTTATGTTGGTGGTTATAGTGTTGCAAATAGATCAAATAAAGGTATCTTTGTCACTTTTAGTTAATTGTGGTCATGTCTTCTTAATGCATGCACTAATCTGGTCTTCCACAAACTTTCACGCACATCATTGCTCCTATTGCTTTTTGTGCtcttaaggggtcgtttggttagGAAGTAAATATATATGCATTAAAACCAGCATAACTAGTATCATGTTTGGTAGCATTTTAGCTGTTATGCATAGAATTCAGCACACCAAGTATGGTGTTTGGTTACCAGCTTACAATCCCGCGTAACTAAAACATGTATAAGTCACGTttgaatttatatattattttatgcagatGGAATAACTTAACCCTACATTATTACTAATAGCTGCATAACTTTAACCagcaaccaaatgaccccttaagCTATA contains:
- the LOC132058791 gene encoding heterogeneous nuclear ribonucleoprotein 1-like, producing MEMEPGKLFVGGISWDTNEDRLKEYFQAFGDVVEAVIMKDRITGRARGFGFVVFADPSVAERVVKEKHIIDGRTVEAKKAVPRDDQHITRNNGSMQGSPGPARTKKIFVGGLASSVTESDFKNYFDQFGTITDVVVMYDHNTQRPRGFGFITYDSEEAVDKVLYKTFHELNGKMVEVKRAVPKELSPSPARSPFNGQNYGLNRVNNLLNAYTQGYVNPSSLGNYGLRMEGRYSPLTAGRNGYSSFNPADFNVPSGIDSTLNPNYGGNGTFGSNYARGGFSSFYNGNSNRFNGPVGFAPGRVGSSSMLNGWNLWDNESLNYGTNTANSNDFGGSGSGVAGYGTLGGLGTIWGSSSISGQGGGNGSFGGGNITNNGEAGGPGYGRNSGSNAANTSAAGAFGNLYGTVGASLYEDTAWRSTSPELDGSASFGYGLGNADSLGYVGGYSVANRSNKGIAA